The Chloroflexota bacterium genome contains a region encoding:
- a CDS encoding NAD(P)/FAD-dependent oxidoreductase: MAERPKRFVIVGNGVAGTTCAETLRKNDADCEIILLGDERWPLYNRVALPPYIKGKATRQKVFLRTVEQHVQRGIDLRLETRVAKVNADEQTVLLTDGKELPYDALLVATGGRPNHLRAPGAEGAKNVFNFQYFDDAEAILDAMSRSKSAAVTGGSYIAYELAEGFREAGLEVFWLHRGPHFLRRILDPEGGALVDDIAKDHGVTMVYNSTIESCERDNGLVKAITDSNGQRFGVDMIGAGLGVRLNVELFNDLPAGIRSGVVTNEYLETGVPNVYAAGDIAEFFDVTIDQHNILGTWGNSIGHGKAAALNMLGQRTVYEDIPMYSSTLFNSYIRVIGLTPDSGANLESFEHLNAQSRSYQRLFFLEGRCVGAVLIGDMRFRQRIFAAIRSREVIAPDDRRQLLA; this comes from the coding sequence GTGGCGGAGAGACCGAAGCGGTTCGTCATCGTCGGCAACGGCGTGGCGGGCACGACCTGCGCCGAGACCCTACGCAAGAACGACGCAGACTGCGAGATCATCCTGCTCGGCGATGAGCGGTGGCCGCTGTACAACCGCGTGGCGCTGCCACCCTACATCAAGGGAAAAGCCACCCGGCAAAAGGTCTTTCTGCGGACCGTCGAGCAGCACGTGCAGCGCGGGATCGACCTGCGCCTTGAGACTCGCGTCGCCAAGGTCAACGCCGACGAGCAGACGGTCCTCCTCACGGATGGCAAGGAGCTCCCGTACGATGCGCTCCTGGTGGCGACCGGTGGGCGGCCGAACCACCTGCGGGCGCCCGGCGCTGAGGGCGCAAAAAACGTCTTCAACTTCCAGTACTTCGACGACGCCGAGGCGATCCTCGACGCGATGAGTCGCTCGAAGTCGGCGGCCGTCACGGGCGGCAGCTACATCGCCTACGAGCTGGCTGAGGGGTTCCGCGAGGCCGGCCTGGAGGTCTTCTGGCTGCACCGTGGGCCGCACTTCCTGCGTCGCATCCTCGATCCTGAGGGCGGCGCGCTGGTGGACGACATCGCGAAGGATCACGGCGTCACGATGGTCTACAACTCGACCATCGAATCGTGCGAGCGCGACAACGGCCTGGTGAAGGCCATCACCGACTCGAATGGGCAGCGGTTCGGCGTGGACATGATCGGGGCAGGCCTCGGCGTGCGCCTGAACGTCGAGCTGTTCAATGACCTGCCGGCCGGGATTCGCAGCGGCGTCGTCACCAACGAGTATTTGGAGACCGGCGTCCCGAACGTCTACGCGGCCGGGGACATCGCCGAATTCTTCGACGTGACCATCGACCAGCACAACATCCTGGGGACCTGGGGCAACTCCATCGGGCATGGCAAGGCGGCGGCCCTGAACATGCTGGGGCAACGGACCGTCTACGAAGACATCCCGATGTACTCCAGCACGCTGTTCAACTCGTACATCCGCGTCATCGGACTGACGCCCGACAGCGGGGCGAACCTCGAATCGTTCGAGCACCTGAACGCCCAGAGTCGCAGCTACCAGCGTCTCTTCTTCCTGGAAGGGCGGTGCGTGGGCGCGGTGCTGATCGGCGACATGCGGTTCCGCCAGCGGATTTTCGCGGCGATCAGGAGCCGCGAGGTCATCGCTCCGGACGACCGACGACAGCTGCTGGCGTAG
- a CDS encoding cupredoxin family copper-binding protein, which translates to MASEPMPANSGHMMPAGQSMTTAPMGASMQQPGQAADIKQFAFAPKQLEVPVGTTVTWTNQDAIQHSVTASDGSFDSGLFTQGGTYAHTFDAPGAYTYVCSRHGSMMGTVVVTG; encoded by the coding sequence ATGGCCTCCGAGCCGATGCCGGCGAACTCCGGCCATATGATGCCGGCCGGCCAGTCGATGACGACCGCGCCGATGGGCGCGTCCATGCAGCAGCCGGGGCAGGCGGCGGACATCAAGCAGTTCGCCTTCGCGCCGAAGCAGCTGGAGGTGCCGGTCGGGACGACCGTCACCTGGACGAACCAGGATGCCATCCAGCACAGCGTCACGGCGTCGGACGGTTCGTTTGACTCGGGCCTGTTCACCCAGGGTGGCACGTACGCCCACACCTTCGACGCGCCGGGCGCCTACACCTACGTCTGCTCGCGGCACGGCTCGATGATGGGTACAGTGGTCGTGACAGGCTGA
- a CDS encoding anti-sigma factor: protein MERSTDTRIYGQPAADHTSDAESLAGLYAFGALDGADLARFERHLDGCGRCAEVVDGDLEIVSALSLTAPAVEASDGFKERLLARAAEELAAEAHDDAVARVPFRGRRAETARLAWLLPLAAILLALLAGAAVLSRQIAAVQPVATVALENHATGGQANVLVRPDGEGVIQLAGFENLSDGRVYQAWVIRPNAQPVAVGSSSSGNGALVLGREVRGTRVAVTLEPGPGATVPSVRPFVIGDVPL from the coding sequence GTGGAGCGCAGCACCGACACGCGAATCTACGGACAGCCGGCGGCGGATCACACATCGGACGCCGAGAGTCTGGCTGGCCTGTATGCGTTCGGGGCGCTGGACGGGGCCGATCTCGCGCGCTTTGAACGGCACCTGGACGGCTGCGGGCGCTGCGCCGAGGTCGTCGACGGCGATCTGGAGATCGTCTCTGCCCTCAGCCTGACCGCGCCCGCGGTCGAGGCGTCGGACGGATTCAAGGAGCGGCTGCTGGCCCGCGCGGCTGAGGAGCTGGCCGCCGAAGCGCACGACGATGCGGTCGCACGCGTGCCCTTTCGGGGCCGCCGCGCCGAGACCGCGCGTCTGGCGTGGCTGCTGCCACTCGCAGCCATCCTGCTGGCATTGCTGGCTGGAGCGGCGGTGCTGAGTCGGCAGATCGCGGCAGTGCAGCCGGTCGCCACCGTTGCGCTGGAGAACCACGCAACTGGCGGCCAGGCGAACGTGCTGGTGCGGCCAGATGGCGAGGGCGTCATTCAGCTGGCCGGCTTCGAGAACCTGAGCGACGGGCGGGTCTATCAGGCCTGGGTGATTCGGCCGAACGCGCAGCCGGTGGCGGTCGGGTCCAGCAGCAGCGGCAACGGGGCGCTGGTGCTCGGGCGCGAGGTGCGCGGCACGCGCGTGGCCGTGACGCTCGAACCGGGGCCGGGTGCGACGGTCCCCTCGGTGCGACCGTTCGTCATCGGGGACGTGCCGCTGTGA
- a CDS encoding sigma-70 family RNA polymerase sigma factor: MTTIPATEQPGTELGTLEAVYEEYHRQALGIAVRVLGNVAEAEEVVQEAFLAVWRMRHTFDATRGSAKTWVLTLVRNRAIDVVRARQRRPVQPLDERVDPPDSTDVPLQAALNVDAERVAEALHRLPPEQRVVIELAYSSGLSHTEIAAKLSLPMGTVKGRIRLGLDRLRMALGVPR; the protein is encoded by the coding sequence GTGACGACCATTCCCGCAACTGAGCAGCCAGGGACGGAGCTCGGGACGCTGGAGGCGGTGTACGAGGAGTACCATCGCCAGGCGCTCGGCATCGCCGTGCGCGTGCTCGGCAATGTAGCCGAGGCCGAAGAGGTCGTGCAGGAGGCGTTCCTGGCCGTCTGGCGGATGCGTCACACTTTCGACGCGACGCGCGGCTCAGCGAAAACCTGGGTGCTGACCCTGGTGAGGAACCGCGCCATCGACGTGGTCCGGGCGCGGCAGCGGCGGCCGGTCCAGCCACTCGACGAGCGCGTGGATCCACCCGACTCGACGGACGTGCCGCTGCAGGCCGCGTTGAACGTCGATGCCGAGCGCGTGGCGGAAGCGTTGCACCGGCTGCCGCCCGAGCAGCGCGTGGTGATCGAGCTGGCCTACAGCTCGGGCCTGAGCCACACCGAGATCGCCGCGAAGCTGAGCCTGCCGATGGGGACCGTCAAGGGCCGGATCAGGCTGGGGCTGGACCGGCTGCGGATGGCGCTCGGGGTTCCTCGGTAG
- a CDS encoding isoprenylcysteine carboxylmethyltransferase family protein, translating to MQGPSAMATPPVATPARPRQGWRRALARGVVAAGPIVYFAGLLVWQVRADWPVWREPRIDLETALAVVAAAYIGLQLATYWRKPPPLASRHDWRAVLATALAIDALGLSVGQPVTQPDALAPALGLSLAGTALAFWSVIHLGRSFSLLPQARQLVTTGPYRYVRHPIYLGGVLITLGEIWLRFSPTVVALNLLFVTAQIVRLRYEESLLSAAFPEYDAYRARTSALIPGLPWP from the coding sequence GTGCAGGGGCCGTCGGCGATGGCGACGCCGCCCGTCGCCACGCCAGCCCGCCCACGCCAAGGCTGGCGCAGGGCGCTTGCGCGGGGCGTCGTCGCGGCCGGTCCCATCGTCTACTTCGCCGGGCTGCTCGTCTGGCAGGTGCGCGCTGACTGGCCGGTCTGGCGCGAGCCGCGCATCGACCTCGAAACGGCGCTGGCCGTCGTCGCGGCGGCGTACATCGGCCTCCAGCTTGCGACCTACTGGCGCAAGCCGCCGCCGCTCGCCAGCCGCCACGATTGGCGGGCGGTGCTTGCCACGGCGCTCGCCATCGACGCGCTCGGGCTGAGCGTGGGACAGCCGGTCACCCAGCCGGATGCGCTGGCCCCGGCGCTCGGACTCAGCCTCGCCGGCACGGCGTTAGCGTTCTGGAGCGTCATCCACCTCGGACGGAGTTTCAGCCTCCTGCCGCAGGCGCGCCAGCTCGTGACGACCGGCCCCTACCGCTACGTGCGCCACCCGATCTACCTCGGCGGCGTCCTGATCACGCTTGGCGAGATCTGGCTCCGATTCTCACCCACTGTCGTGGCGCTGAACCTGCTGTTTGTCACGGCGCAGATCGTCCGGCTGCGCTACGAGGAGTCGCTGCTGTCAGCGGCGTTTCCCGAGTACGATGCGTACCGCGCGCGCACCTCGGCGCTGATCCCCGGACTGCCCTGGCCCTGA